gtttcctgtgtgggtgcgttcgtagtgtagagtcaaagagtgtatgtgttttgaaattgagttgtgttgagaatatcgttggggtgtgttttcgtgtgtctgtatatttcatattgttctagtgtgttgagtttctggctttttggttggatgtgcagtattttcatgtctgtgttgatgtctctgtaggtgtggttggcatttgtgatgtgttctttatatgtggaggtgttttgtaattttgttatggctgtgatgtgttatttgtaacgtgtttgaaatgatatgcctgtctgtcctatgtagaagttgttgcaggtgttacatttgagtttgtatatgcctgtgtggttgtatttgtttgtttgtgttgtttgagtgttgagatgtttttgtagagtgttatttgttctgtatgcgatgttgtagtttaatttcttgatgaggttgcaattttatgtgtgtttttgttttttatgttaatgtgatgtattttttgtgttcttgtgtttgagttgtattcttctgttttttgtcgTTTTGTTTcatcttacgtattatgttgtctattatgttatgtttaatagtctgtgtactattgttcggaatgcagcttgtgttGTGTGggatggttggatgtgttgtgtatgtgtgttgttgttgttgtgggttttctgtatactttgaatgtgtgtttgttgtctacttttgttaacacacaactcaatttcaaaacactctttggctctacactacgaacgcaccctcacaggaaacaagaggcgccaagaccaacaacgaccaattctgaagatgaccgaaaataggtcgaaacacgttaacaagatacgttaaaatttaacacaagtgaCTTGATCGACTACCTCTGTGAATATAGGttcccttacatcctgtatacttGAATTTAACGCCTAAGTGTGCTGCATTCtctataagaaatgaaagaaagcgggttcgatcctggaGAAAGGATGACAGTTTGTCTGTTCGTCAATTATATAATGATATTAGTACTCGTAAAATGAGTAGTACTAGGGTCTAGCGAAACAGAGTGGCTGGAACATGAAGCTTACAATTCATCTTGCCATAGATTCAAATCTTCGGAAGTTCTGAATCTGTATCTTCCTGCTTTCTTCAGCCTTCACAGACGTAAATGatgacttttatttttatttatatcgaGAAAGTAGGAATAGGCATTGATTTTTCCTTCATGAGATGTCCACATGGAAGCATGCCTAAGAATTTAAAAGATAATTTAAGAGTGTGATACCAAAACGAGTTcaattccatatttataaaaagACTGGACTAGACTTTTATTCACCGGTCTACAAATGAGCGAGTTTTTCAAGTGACattcacaataacacaaacttttaggcaTAGATTTGCGTTGTTTAGGAagaaatcatgtttaaaatataatgatagagggctCAAACTTAAGCacatatatgtataaatcataaaaatgtccAAATAGACTGAGCGAATTTTGGGATGACATTCTTTAATTGCTTTTCAACGAATTCATATAAGCTGGCAAAACTTATTgggttgaaatataaataaaataatgcaagtcTATTTCTGTTATTGCAGATAATTATGTTTTCGATGACGTTTATGTCTGGAAATATGACGTAAATAGTTGCAACTGCATGTGCAACTTATTATTGCAATTAATTACACGCACGCTGTGCAAACACGGATGCTGGTATATAAGAACACAGGATTCTGAAGCCTTTATCAGTTTCATCATGGCGAAACACctggtaagtaataaaatatccctTTCTTTTTATGATTGGTAATTTACAGTTTCTTATTGAAGTCCCTATAAAAATATAGATTATTACCTACACTGCATTTcttgtaaaaatcttttctggaGTTTCTCTCGATTCTTCTCCCCTCATAACTCCTTTTAATAACATAAAGATTAATTAAATCgttgtgtacttagaaatacaGACTTGGTAAAGCTATAAACTGTCGCACTGGTGTGGGgtacgctgcaagagtgcgtgtAGAATGAACGAAAAACATCgctggtttacaagcaaaacacatttagtcaaaagtattatttctgagaaaaaggcgtatataatatacataaggtggatggatggatggatggatggatggatggatggatggatggatggatggatggatggatagatagatagatagatagatagagagatagatagatagatagatagatagatagatagatagatagatagatagatagatatatggatggatggctgggtgggtgggtgggtggacggacggacggacggacagacagacagagagatagacagacagacagacagacagacagagagatagacagacagagagatagacagacagacagacagacagacagacagacagacagacagatagatagatagatagatagatagatagatagatagatagatagatagatagatagatagatagatagatagatagatagatagatagatagatagatagatagatagatagatttattgagtaatactatacatacagatgttatactgtcataattttctctaaaatacaatgaacgggtcttctgaccgtacgtgctttgtacctaaaacaagtcctactttgtaggtttcacccccctcacgtATAGtcagatccaaccactctctaaaagaacacacagactaaaataaaaaaggcaCAAACAAAGAcatcatataatatatcctaacttaAACAggaataaaagtgtataattgagtaccccttcgtcagttcgcatcacaaacttcaacagcaggagttctaatctttctcgcattcaagaggaacaatccagtctattgttcgcattctctattccccatgaggtcaagacatgcaagcgaactactattctgacttagcatcgagggtggtagataattttttccggatatgttccaattcgacacaatgtaataaaatgtgtgtccaggagtccttttctccgcacagtggacaaaggcgctcttcttcgttgacaattttattacccttccatgcccccaatcttagccacactAAACCTGCTGctatctttgttacaagaatttatgtaatcaCACTtccccccagttaagcatgagatctgtttgtaaatgtagtgaggacttttccgaacattggagctcaatatCTTGTCTCCCGATATCAATTAATCGCATCTTGACATTACGCCACACATTTATTCTCTTATTATCTCCTTTATCCCACACACATCCCATTCCTATATTATGCAGCCCTCTCgacagtttataaacccaccctttttccaacccctctctttgttgaactttgtagcaaatcgacagTAAAAGCGATTGGTctccaaatataattttaaccagtattttaacaccctaatgtatgtgtataaacgtagcattgaaaaattaaatccatatttagagaaacaacttactaaaaataatattttaaggattcagttttgttaagagctttcaaaacgcctttttctcagagttAGCTCACTTAATGTGTTTTACTTGCGATCCGACGATATAttccagacgtctccaaaagcgtactcgcgagtaagctcctgaacggaaccgaagccagtaagtaatgagcgcgctccgcctcacccatccccacctgtactgtactcagtgtttatgcgcaaacgaagagcagtgatggactgccattatcattgtgttggtcggagtgttccaccttttcacaatgtcttctaatcatggacgtggTACGTTCAAAGATGAATAGTAAgaggaatttttttgtgttaggggggagaatgtgaaatgcgtaatttgttcgaaaaattttaagggtgtgttaaaattcaacccGCGACttcaatactcgactcttcacaaagaacatcatacaattacaggcatgttggacatgtgaaaataatttattttggggctatctgtatactgtaactgttggttatacataataatcagtatattacaatacgtttacactcagttccgcattacaaacatatagtttttcgtttaattttacgtgaaatgtgtaggcctacaaatattttgatagatatattaaacaagaaaatacaaacacaaatcgcACAAGTGTCCTCAGTCTaaaacaataaaagtttcttgctagctatgttctagcttgaaatattggaaaatcaaataagccctttacagaagcatcatttgtaaaatcgtgcatacaggacgttactaaaatactgtgtccagaacaaagtcaaagtttaagaaaattaaattgtttctaaTTACAGTTCAGAGTAGGAATTTCAAGAtagcaaatgtaattgaatctgaagtcgaaaccacaattaactagtttgtagcttactcacttgcattggacgaaagcacagatagaaatgacaaagctcacctatccattttcatccgaggagttaatgaacattttactgtgtctgaatgtgttctagatgtaattacaaaatgcaactggagaagatcttttccaggtacTAAAGTCACCATaaaacagaagaggttgaatttgcaatggcttgtgtcaatagcaacagacggggctctagcttcatatatgtcaaaataatatacaaacgtatgaatttcttattatttggatgtcattatttgtaaacttaagcacactgttgccgcgatcccccactgatcgctcccatctgttgaggtacgagtctcttccccttttctagtcttacagcacactatgttcggcgggcagcatcgagagcaagAAAGACGACACGCGTTTTAGAGACTTCTGATATACTCCATTGTACGCCTATTGTGTTGATGCATTCCACGCTAGACAAAATGCAAAATAGTGTTTATAAAGACTTTGTGCTTATTCTATatttactgtattaataaaaataagttaGTTTCTTCCTTTTACTCTTCTTATATAGAACAGTGCTCAGAGTATAAGACAGTCGGGAATATAATTAATAAGCATTTAAAGCCTAACCTGATGTAGTAACGTGCTAGTCCACTAGTTCGTGAACGTACTAGAATAAGCATTTacatgttgaaagaggcgtgtgtaaCCCAAGGGAACGGCAAAAAGCGCCTCTTTCAACATAGTGCTTCTACATACATCGTGGTGGCTTTTTGCtaagttctattctctgtttttaagttatattatagttttaactgctgtttttaactttatataccaagtgttcacttatcataacatgttctattcgacctgcacgacctgaagatgccaatcaaaattggcgaaaacgtttgtttttaaatctgtttaaatgttgttataacatattttattgtgcttttatgttaagtattgactgaatagaactcatttatcaattcagaatactagctaattaaagaaatgatacttctgaatacttaattctctttttgtaatattcttttacccttaaaactaaaaaataatggtattatacaaaatacttcaaatcagtctaactctgaaaataatgaggttagaaaacatgtttatatgacttttttgctcagaatatcttcggaaataagctccataagtgacggtaaatccatGTGAATCActctgtttgtgtgtgtgtgtgtgtgtgtgtgtgtgtgtgcattataccttctgaagaatgcactgaaagaaatgttgaattggAAAAAATGTTTGGggcagtagaagatatcagataatagacgacattaatataataggctatatcaatcgtatgcggagactaaaaggaaggcagaaaataggaaagatcggagaatgctgggtttgcagtaaaatatgtCTTTGAGTagtaaactatgaatgaatgatagtaCAAATTTTGGAATGAAAAATGTCCTGTCTCTCTAATAGTTGTGTTAAATTGACCTATGTATTTTTCTAGGCACTTTTCACTATCGCTGCTCTTACTGCTGCAGTAATGGCTGAGCCCATTCCACTCAGTTTTCTATGAAATGAAGCTCATACCGACTTCAGTCTTATAGACCTAATCTTGTCTAAGGATTTACCCTTATTAGTCTTTGGTGGTCCATACAAAGCAGCTGCAGTCACAGATGCTTCAAACAAGGAAGAGCCAGCCGCTGATGCTTCAGACATAGAAGCGTCAGCCAGTGATGCTTCAAACAAGGAAGAGCCAGCCGTTGATGCTTCAGACATAGAAGCGTCAGCCAGTGATGCTTCAAACAAGGAAGAGCCAGCCGCTGATGCTTCAGACATAGAAGCGTCAGCCAGTGATGCTTCAAACAAGGAAGAGCCAGCCGCTGATGCTTCAAACACGGAAGAGCCAGCCGCTGATGCTTCAGACATAGAAGCGTCAGCCAGTGATGCTTCAACCACGGAAGAGCCAGCCGCTGATGCTTCAAACACGGAAGAGCCAGCCGCTGATGCTTCAAACACGGAAGCACAATCCACTGATGGTTCAGCGGCCCCTTCTGGCGAATCTTCCAATGAAGGCAAACGCTAAACAGCTTCAGCTCTGAGAAGACGAAATATTGTACTGACTATGGAGTTGAAATAAGAGACAATAAAGACGACACCATATTCACTGAATATCATTTCTAACAATTATTCAATGGCAATTCTAAGCGTAGAATCAAATCCCATTGTATGAAATCACATCCAATACTCTCATGTTATTACCTGCTTCCTTATgccttacttacaaacggcttttaaggaatccggagattcattgccgccttcacgtaagtccgccatcgatccctatgctgagcaagattaatccagtccctaccatcttatcccagctccctcaaatctatttcaatattaacttcCCAGCCATACCTTTGTCTCCTCAAAGCTCTTATCCCCTCAGCTCTTCCAacgttctgcgttttgtaacttttccattctcctgtaacttcatcccacttagccccaaatattttcctaagcaccttattctcgaacacccttaacctctgttcctctctcaaagtgagagttcaagtttctcaacaatacagaacaaacggtaatataactgttttataaattctaactttgagctttt
This sequence is a window from Periplaneta americana isolate PAMFEO1 chromosome 2, P.americana_PAMFEO1_priV1, whole genome shotgun sequence. Protein-coding genes within it:
- the LOC138695366 gene encoding chloride intracellular channel protein 6-like codes for the protein NEAHTDFSLIDLILSKDLPLLVFGGPYKAAAVTDASNKEEPAADASDIEASASDASNKEEPAVDASDIEASASDASNKEEPAADASDIEASASDASNKEEPAADASNTEEPAADASDIEASASDASTTEEPAADASNTEEPAADASNTEAQSTDGSAAPSGESSNEGKR